From Channa argus isolate prfri chromosome 18, Channa argus male v1.0, whole genome shotgun sequence, the proteins below share one genomic window:
- the LOC137103409 gene encoding ADP-ribosylation factor-like protein 3 isoform X2, with product MGLLSILRRLKQSPEQEVRLLLLGLDNAGKTTLLKQLAAEDISHITPTQGFNIKSVQSSGFKLNVWDIGGQRKIRPYWRNYFENTDVLIYVIDSSDRKRFEETSLELAELLEEEKLAAVPLLIFANKQDLMTATPASELAESLNLHTIRDRMWQVQACSAITAEGVQDGMTWVCRNIMLRKK from the exons GGTCTGCTGTCCATTCTTCGGAGGCTGAAGCAGTCTCCAGAACAGGAGGTGCGATTACTGTTGTTAGGTTTGGACAATGCTGGCAAGACCACTCTGCTAAAACAGCTGGCAGCTGAAGATATCAGCCACATCACCCCCACACAA GGCTTCAATATAAAAAGTGTACAGTCATCTGGTTTCAAGTTGAATGTTTGGGACATTGGAGGTCAGCGCAAGATCCGCCCGTACTGGAGGAACTATTTTGAGAACACAGATGTGCTG ATCTATGTGATAGACAGCTCAGACAGAAAGAGGTTTGAAGAAACGAGTTTG GAGCTGGCCGAGTtactggaggaggagaagcttgCTGCCGTGCCGCTACTAATCTTTGCCAACAAGCAGGACCTGATGACCGCCACTCCAGCCTCAGAGCTGGCAGAAAGTCTCAATCTGCACACTATCCGGGACCGCATGTGGCAGGTCCAGGCCTGTTCAGCGATCACTGCTGAAGGAGTGCAG GATGGCATGACCTGGGTTTGTAGAAATATAATGTTACGGAAGAAATGA
- the LOC137103409 gene encoding ADP-ribosylation factor-like protein 3 isoform X1 codes for MCILIHLQGLLSILRRLKQSPEQEVRLLLLGLDNAGKTTLLKQLAAEDISHITPTQGFNIKSVQSSGFKLNVWDIGGQRKIRPYWRNYFENTDVLIYVIDSSDRKRFEETSLELAELLEEEKLAAVPLLIFANKQDLMTATPASELAESLNLHTIRDRMWQVQACSAITAEGVQDGMTWVCRNIMLRKK; via the exons TGATCCACCTGCAGGGTCTGCTGTCCATTCTTCGGAGGCTGAAGCAGTCTCCAGAACAGGAGGTGCGATTACTGTTGTTAGGTTTGGACAATGCTGGCAAGACCACTCTGCTAAAACAGCTGGCAGCTGAAGATATCAGCCACATCACCCCCACACAA GGCTTCAATATAAAAAGTGTACAGTCATCTGGTTTCAAGTTGAATGTTTGGGACATTGGAGGTCAGCGCAAGATCCGCCCGTACTGGAGGAACTATTTTGAGAACACAGATGTGCTG ATCTATGTGATAGACAGCTCAGACAGAAAGAGGTTTGAAGAAACGAGTTTG GAGCTGGCCGAGTtactggaggaggagaagcttgCTGCCGTGCCGCTACTAATCTTTGCCAACAAGCAGGACCTGATGACCGCCACTCCAGCCTCAGAGCTGGCAGAAAGTCTCAATCTGCACACTATCCGGGACCGCATGTGGCAGGTCCAGGCCTGTTCAGCGATCACTGCTGAAGGAGTGCAG GATGGCATGACCTGGGTTTGTAGAAATATAATGTTACGGAAGAAATGA